One Helicoverpa armigera isolate CAAS_96S chromosome 1, ASM3070526v1, whole genome shotgun sequence genomic window carries:
- the LOC110373038 gene encoding dentin sialophosphoprotein produces MRGITSIEINSDYEEISNDAPSSTDNSDNEGVNHEANGDSDNADNESSNDNSPALNAVRHPNYNVVNVPNNDIDANNADHDSENEEEEGARSDSQRLEYDWNYAEQDSISDSDDYDWNFGYEEDQAGATNSSQNTNTTTQTTNAEKDDKGGPSNSGNQDSASANPENVDKNDSKSGKPEEPDEPGDTANASSQSRKPDDLAEMEDDNLKLFHSLELDETKNAQAEGRSSADDPSSDDNETTSDENKMSNDAADTSEMTFGSFSYDCGRGAIRRTGQSSNRDRDIFTPTTRTTIRKPNQNAYRRSPFENSDEYSMRGYQSIQQDFNYADYINVCASSFTESDPVEGDNFSGYRSPNLSRYGNLNSPGFGDSGEHSYETERSAVHEAPANPEHGTNQTPAYSTSGTGNSGGDNQTSLSSSNPVSPSHGIQHASSEFNTPGYDGPGWSDRRAPYSSLHEGPRSHIYAAPEISSYSTEAPEYSSSRSPRYAAVGSSGFFGSSTYDISAASRYGVPGLTGYDPSRSSNYEVPASAQYCVPTYSTYGPPPSSSWTSSSPVTEYGTVAPSGYCAPISASYGAPELFDYRTSNSYGYGTQCAPIYDASAYYGYSADYSSFGYCNVGSSGYSASMSPGYDVSGSAAFCPSVVSTYSTTRSSRCSAHDYGTPHSPQRTSSTVSSSSFSRNPNSLDYGISNLSVCVPVSSHYGPSAFSGFGASRSTGHGISRASRHGAPCMAGNCPSGIGLGLQAKIDEILKSADKAKKSDSNRVLLEVSDTPPFSFDFQLDQRADNEYRGYAIIQEITAHLNEEARRSPVPGPGYGRGRAAGRGRSAVFGPLQDIGNTHAQRGPRRPLIEVIGGTDFEVEIEPRRGRGRGRGRRGTNGN; encoded by the exons ATGCGCGGAATAACATCTATTGAAATTAACTCCGATTATGAAGAGATAAGCAATGATGCCCCGAGTAGTACTGATAACTCAGATAATGAGGGCGTGAACCATGAAGCAAACGGCGACTCTGATAATGCTGATAACGAATCCTCAAATGACAATTCACCTGCACTTAATGCAGTGAGACATCCAAATTATAATGTCGTCAATGTTCCAAATAATGACATCGACGCCAATAACGCAGATCATGATTCTGAAAATGAGGAAGAAGAAGGAGCACGCAGTGACTCCCAACGCCTGGAGTATGATTGGAATTATGCTGAGCAAGATTCTATCAGTGACTCAGATGATTATGATTGGAATTTCGGTTACGAAGAAGATCAAGCTGGAGCAACTAATTCCAGTCAAAATACGAATACAACCACACAAACAACGAATGCAGAGAAGGATGATAAAGGCGGGCCTAGTAATTCAGGAAATCAAGATTCGGCTAGCGCAAATCCAGAAAACGTAGATAAAAACGATTCCAAGAGTGGAAAACCAGAGGAACCAGATGAACCAGGTGATACAGCTAATGCAAGCTCTCAGAGTCGAAAACCCGACGATTTAGCTGAGATGGAAGATGATAACTTAAAACTGTTTCACAGTTTAGAACTAGATGAAACTAAAAATGCACAAGCCGAGGGTAGGAGCTCAGCGGATGACCCTAGTTCAGATGATAATGAAACTACAtcagatgaaaataaaatgagtaaTGATGCGGCAGACACCAGCGAGATGACATTTGGTAGTTTCAGCTATGATTGTGGCCGTGGTGCTATACGAAGGACAGGTCAAAGCAGTAATAGGGACCGCGATATTTTTACTCCAACAACCCGTACTACTATCAGAAAACCTAACCAAAATGCTTACAGAAGATCTCCTTTCGAAAACTCCGACGAATACTCAATGCGCGGTTATCAGTCAATCCAGCAGGACTTTAATTATGCAGATTATATTAATGTCTGTGCGAGTAGTTTTACGGAATCTGATCCTGTCGAAGGCGATAATTTTTCCGGTTACCGTTCTCCGAACTTATCTCGTTATGGCAATCTTAACTCACCAGGATTTGGTGATTCTGGTGAGCATAGCTATGAGACCGAGCGTTCAGCTGTCCATGAAGCTCCTGCAAACCCTGAGCATGGAACAAATCAAACTCCTGCATACAGTACTTCTGGTACTGGTAACTCTGGCGGCGACAATCAAACGTCACTTTCCTCCAGCAATCCGGTCTCGCCAAGCCACGGTATCCAGCACGCGTCATCTGAATTCAATACACCAGGCTACGACGGTCCAGGTTGGTCAGATCGTAGAGCTCCATATTCGTCCTTACATGAAGGTCCACGTTCGCATATCTACGCTGCTCCAGAGATTTCAAGTTATAGCACCGAAGCGCCAGAATATAGCTCATCCCGCTCACCCAGATATGCTGCTGTAGGGTCTTCAGGCTTTTTTGGATCTTCCACTTATGATATTTCTGCTGCTTCACGCTACGGCGTTCCTGGCTTGACCGGCTACGATCCCTCAAGATCTTCAAACTATGAAGTCCCTGCCTCTGCACAATACTGTGTCCCCACTTACTCGACCTATGGCCCCCCGCCTTCTTCCTCTTGGACCTCAAGTTCTCCTGTTACAGAATACGGCACGGTGGCTCCATCTGGCTACTGTGCTCCAATTTCAGCCAGCTATGGCGCCCCAGAATTGTTTGACTACAGAACCTCAAACTCATATGGTTATGGCACCCAATGTGCACCCATCTATGATGCCTCTGCTTACTATGGATACAGTGCCGATTATAGTTCATTTGGGTACTGCAATGTTGGATCTTCTGGCTACAGTGCCTCAATGTCACCCGGTTATGATGTTTCGGGGTCTGCAGCCTTCTGTCCTTCAGTGGTATCTACTTATAGCACCACGCGCTCTTCAAGATGCAGTGCGCATGACTACGGTACTCCACATTCACCACAAAGGACTAGCTCTactgtttcatcatcatctttctcCCGCAACCCAAACTCTT tagaCTACGGCATATCAAACTTATCTGTTTGTGTACCAGTATCAAGTCATTATGGACCTTCAGCCTTTTCTGGATTCGGGGCATCACGTTCTACTGGACATGGCATTTCGAGGGCTTCGAGACACGGCGCTCCGTGCATGGCTGGGAATTGTCCATCAG GAATTGGACTTGGACTACAGGCCAAAATCGACGAAATACTCAAATCTGCAGACAAAGCTAAAAAAAGTGATTCTAATCGTGTACTGCTGGAGGTCTCCGATACACCCCCGTTCTCATTTGATTTCCAACTGGACCAACGGGCTGATAATGAATACCGTGGGTACGCTATAATTCAAGAAATAACAGCACATTTGAATGAAGAAGCACGTCGAAGTCCGGTGCCTGGACCTGGATACGGGCGTGGCCGAGCTGCTGGTCGCGGGAGAAGTGCTGTATTTGGCCCATTGCAAGACATTGGAAATACACATGCTCAGCGTGGCCCACGTAGACCCCTGATTGAAGTCATTGGCGGAACCGATTTTGAAGTAGAGATTGAACCAAGGCGCGGACGTGGCCGCGGCAGGGGACGTCGCGGTACAAACGGTAACTAA
- the LOC135119231 gene encoding uncharacterized protein LOC135119231, with amino-acid sequence MPSTSRYKCYFDCDNDGPLHRFPKPEYPHLEKFNSWKKVLDKALQEKGDIYIYNQIRFCDRHFEECYRSASHRLTPNAIPTLDLSTLPVGQTLEGPSGHVEADMSNLLNISQDKLAVIEPSSSTHYHSDVQNALQTAERPKGSRKRGTCQYLKRVVTSKRRR; translated from the exons atgccatcaacgtcaagatataagtgctactttgattgtgacaatgacg gcccattgcaccgatttcctaaacctgaatacccacatttggaaaagtttaactcgtggaaaaaagtactagataaagctttacaagagaaaggcgacatctacatttataaccaaattcgattttgcgacagacattttgaagagtgttaccgttcagccagtcaccgacttactccaaatgcaataccaactctag atttatctacattaccagttggtcaaactcttgaaggtccatcgggacatgtcgaggcagacatgtcgaatttattaaacatttcgcaagataaacttgctgtcattgagccatccagctctacccactatcatagtgatgtacagaatgcattacagacagctgaacgccctaaag gttctaggaaaagagggacttgtcaatatttaaaacgagtcgtcacctcaaagagaaggagataa